GCATTTCACTGGAAGTAGACTAAAGGTTTTACATAAATATGCAATGGACAAAGAAAATACTCCGAGAAAGACAGTTTTATATATGCATATAGGTGGTGGTATATTAGAAGAAGGTATACACAGCTGGCATATTGATAAGTCTAAAAAAACAACATATATACCATTAGATGAAAAGAGGCAAGAGATAGACTGGGTTAAAGTTGAAGAAGATGGGAAAACAACAATTTATAAAACTAAGGAATTTGATGAGAAGAATATAGATATAGAAAAGGCTGAAAAAAGAGTTATGGACTGTATAGATTGTCATAATAGACCAACCCATATATTTTATTTTCCAGATGAAGCAATGGACAGAGCTTTACAGTTCGAGAAAATTGATAGGAGTATTCCATATATTAAAAAAGTAGGAACTAATACATTGTTATCCGTTGATGAAGACACTAAGAATGCGAGAAATATTATTAGAGATAAAATAAACGCAACTTATAAAGAAAAATATCCAAGTATCTATAAAAATAAGAAGGAAGCTATAGAAGAGGCAATTAATGAAATTATAAATATCTATGAAAACAATGTATTTCCAGAAATGAATGTAGGATGGGGCACATATCCAAATAATATAGGTCATACGCGATTCCCTGGTTGCTATAGATGTCACGATAATAGGCATGTATCAGAGAATGGAAAAGTTATTTCATCAAACTGTGACACATGCCACAATATTTTGGCCTTAGAAGAAGAAAAGCCTGAAATATTACAAACTTTAAATAAATAATGTACAAGCGTTGAATAGTTTGGTAACAGTTACTAATCTATTCTATGAAACATATTTTGCGTTTTATCAGGAACTTCTTCACATCATAAAGATTGTATCTTGTTTAACAATAAAATAATGTTAATTTATTAAAATATTTAATTAGGGATATAAAATGCAGAAAAAAATAATTTTCTTAATATCAATTTTTTTGATATTTAGTTCATTGAAAAGCACAATTTCACAAGTTCAATTACCACCAGTTCAATTGCCAAGGCCAATATCGGGACTTCAAAAGTATGATGAAGATAAAACATGTAAAGGTTATACACTTTTAACACCTATACCAATGCTTGCAATGGAAAATCAAAAAATTAGGCTGATCGATATGGATGGTAAAGTAGTTAAAACCTTTGGAATATATGCATTTCCAGCCAAAATGCTGCCAGGTGGATATCTAATAGGTAGAGATGGCTACGAAGGAATAGATATTATGGACTCTAAAACAATTTTAGAAGTTGATTGGAATGGAAATGTTCTCTGGTCCTTTGATAGATGGTGGCAAGATGAGAATGGGGTTTGGTATTCAAGGCAACACCATGACTATGAAAGAGAAGGATTTCCAACAGGATATTATTCTCCATACGTAAATCCAAAACCCTTGGAGGGCAGTACATTGGTACTAGCTCATGAATATGTTGACTTTCCACTTGTTACAGATAGAAAACTAATCGATGATGTAATATATGAGGTCGATGAGAATGGAAATTTAGTGCCTCCTGAAGAAGGTGGTTTTTTCTGGAGGACAACAGATCATTTTGATGAACTTGGCTTTGACGAGGATGCTATAGAGGCAATGAGAAGGTCTGCAAGAAATTATGAGGCCTACGACTGGTTTCATATGAATAGCATTAGCTTATTAGGTGAAAATAAATGGTATGATCAAGGAGATGAGAGGTTTAACCCTGAAAATATAATGATTTCATCTAGGAATACAAATATTGTTGCGATAATAGATAGAGATACTGGTAAAATTGTATGGCAGATTGGTCCAGAGTATGAAAACGAACCTTATAGCAAATTGGGTAAAATTATAGGGCAACACCATCCACATATGATACAAAAGGGGCTTGATGGTGCAGGAAACATTTTGGTTTTTGATAACGGTGGGGCAGCAGGCTTTGGTTCATTTTTAGATATAGAAGCCTTGCCAAATATCTTTCCAAGCGATTTGAGATTTTTCTCAAGGGTTATTGAATTTGATCCTATAACATATGAAATTAAGTGGGAATATATAGATAGATTTGCACTGACTATACCACTATCTGGGGAATTCCATCGATTTTTTAGCGTTTATATAAGCTCTGCCCAAAGACTACCCAATGGAAATACTTTAATTGATGAGGGAGCAACAGGAAGAATTATTGAGGTTACAAAAGATGGCGAGGTAGTATGGGAATATATATCACCTTATGTGGGCTTGAGTTTTAATGCTGTGTATCGTGCTTATCGTGTTCCTCCAAAGTGGTTAAAAGATGAAAATGGAAATATGTTAAAGGATGACAATGGTAAACCTCTTATTGACTATTATAAAAATTCAACAAATCCTTGTTGGTAGATCATATGAAAGGGCTACAATAAATAAAAATTGTAGCCCTTGGCTTTATAATAATTAATTTCTAAAAATACTTATTGCAGCTCCGCCTCCTGGAGCAAGGTGGAGGTGTATGTTAGAGGACCTATCTACTTTAATCGTTCTAATATTGTAAGAAGTAGGATTATCATCCCAGTGAGCGTTTTCTCCATCTTCATAAATTGTAGCAGTATAATTTTTAAACCTATCTAAAAAATCAAGGGGTATATCAAAATCTCTTGCTTTTTCATTTGTGATGCTTCCAATAAACCAGTTATCTGAATTTCTCTCTTTTCTTGCTATTGTTACATATTTACCAACCTCACCGTTTAAAACTTTTGTTATCTCCCAATTAACAGGGACATCTCTAATAAATTGTAATGCAGGATGATTATCATAATTTTCTACTAAATCTGCAGCCATTTGAACTGGGCTATAAATAACAACATATAAAGCTAATTGCTGAGCTAATGTAGTATGGACTCTATCGTTATAAGGGTTGTCAATTTTTTTGGTTAATTTTATATCAAATATGCCGGGTGTAAAATCCATTGGACCTGCTAATAGTCTAGTAAAAGCAAGGGTAGGGTTATGATTAGATGGATTTCCACCGTCAGTTGCCCATGCATTAAATTCTTGACCTCTAGCCCCTTCAGCAGATAATAAATTTGGATAGGTTCTTCTTAAGCCTGTGGGTTTTATAGGTTCATGAACATCTAAAGCTATTTTATATTGCGCTGCTTTTTTGGCAGTATTTAAATAATGGTTAACCATATATTGACCGTGGTGATATTCACCCCTAGGAATAATAGAGCCAACATAACCCGTTTTAACAGCATGTAAATTTAGTGATTCCATAAGACTATAAGCCTCATCTTGATGCTCTTCATAATTTTCAACTGAAGCGGAGGTCTCATGATGCATTATTAAATCTACACCCTTTGATTTACCATAATTTACAACTTCTTCCAAATCATAATCTGGATAAGGCGTTACAAAATCAAAGGCATGTTCTCTATCCTCTTCGTTTCTCCAATATTCCCAACCAATATTCCATCCTTCTACAAGTAAGCCTTTAATATTGTTCTTTGAGGCAAAATCTATATATTTTTTAGCGTTTTCTGTTGTTGCACCATGTTTTCCTGTGGGCTCAGGGTTTGTTGACATAAATGTATCCATATCTTGCGTGCCAGCGTAGTCCCACGTTGAGATTCCCAAATGCATCTCCCACCATATACCTACATATCTCATTGGTTTAATCCATGATACATCACCTAGCTTGTTAGGTTCATTTAGATTTAGTATTATATTTGATTCAATTAAATCTCCTGCTTTTTCACCAATTTGTACAACTCTCCAAGGTGTATAGAAGGGAGTCGTCTTTTCTACTTTGTAATCTTTTCTATCTGTTCCAACTAGTGCACTATTCATTGAAAGGTTATCTTTGTCTATTTGTAAAGTCATTGAGGAATAATCTACCAAAGCCGCCTCATGAAAGGCTAAATATAATTTATCATTTGTTTTCATTGTAACAGGAGTTGAAACTGCATTTATTGGGATATACGAGGCAGCAATATCGGGATTATCTCTTTTACTTATTGCATCAATTTCTGAAAATTTTGTATGATTATATAAATGTTCATAAGAATCCCAATCCCCTGGTATCCACCATACTTCGTGATCATCAGTTAGGT
The genomic region above belongs to Deferribacterota bacterium and contains:
- a CDS encoding glycoside hydrolase family 97 protein, translating into MFGRIYIIVKLFFTPLLLFALFNCSALAAFKLVESVYSPNRDVKINFLLSENGEIAYNVLFKNKKIIDTSSLGFTLKNMPPIKDNFDVIGTKKSIYNNKWEMPFGENHFIKNNYRKLTILLRENTDLKRQLSIVFRVYNDGIGFKYYFPEQENLKNVYILEENTQFNLTDDHEVWWIPGDWDSYEHLYNHTKFSEIDAISKRDNPDIAASYIPINAVSTPVTMKTNDKLYLAFHEAALVDYSSMTLQIDKDNLSMNSALVGTDRKDYKVEKTTPFYTPWRVVQIGEKAGDLIESNIILNLNEPNKLGDVSWIKPMRYVGIWWEMHLGISTWDYAGTQDMDTFMSTNPEPTGKHGATTENAKKYIDFASKNNIKGLLVEGWNIGWEYWRNEEDREHAFDFVTPYPDYDLEEVVNYGKSKGVDLIMHHETSASVENYEEHQDEAYSLMESLNLHAVKTGYVGSIIPRGEYHHGQYMVNHYLNTAKKAAQYKIALDVHEPIKPTGLRRTYPNLLSAEGARGQEFNAWATDGGNPSNHNPTLAFTRLLAGPMDFTPGIFDIKLTKKIDNPYNDRVHTTLAQQLALYVVIYSPVQMAADLVENYDNHPALQFIRDVPVNWEITKVLNGEVGKYVTIARKERNSDNWFIGSITNEKARDFDIPLDFLDRFKNYTATIYEDGENAHWDDNPTSYNIRTIKVDRSSNIHLHLAPGGGAAISIFRN
- a CDS encoding arylsulfotransferase family protein, which gives rise to MQKKIIFLISIFLIFSSLKSTISQVQLPPVQLPRPISGLQKYDEDKTCKGYTLLTPIPMLAMENQKIRLIDMDGKVVKTFGIYAFPAKMLPGGYLIGRDGYEGIDIMDSKTILEVDWNGNVLWSFDRWWQDENGVWYSRQHHDYEREGFPTGYYSPYVNPKPLEGSTLVLAHEYVDFPLVTDRKLIDDVIYEVDENGNLVPPEEGGFFWRTTDHFDELGFDEDAIEAMRRSARNYEAYDWFHMNSISLLGENKWYDQGDERFNPENIMISSRNTNIVAIIDRDTGKIVWQIGPEYENEPYSKLGKIIGQHHPHMIQKGLDGAGNILVFDNGGAAGFGSFLDIEALPNIFPSDLRFFSRVIEFDPITYEIKWEYIDRFALTIPLSGEFHRFFSVYISSAQRLPNGNTLIDEGATGRIIEVTKDGEVVWEYISPYVGLSFNAVYRAYRVPPKWLKDENGNMLKDDNGKPLIDYYKNSTNPCW
- a CDS encoding NapC/NirT family cytochrome c, whose translation is MIKFFSSLFDLFFSLFSRNWLTLIGALLSTFCAFAIIFFVIVGLLVNEITPYIGIMGFLILPILFISGAIIVVIGIYIDYRKRKQTGEKGRVYPSIDLNESHSRHKFFLSIVILFATFFVLAIAIYHSIHFMDTVTFCGRVCHTVMEPEYKSYVRSPHARVKCVECHIGPGADWFVKSKISGTRQVFNTIFHSYDRPVPSPVENLRPSRGTCEQCHWPEHFTGSRLKVLHKYAMDKENTPRKTVLYMHIGGGILEEGIHSWHIDKSKKTTYIPLDEKRQEIDWVKVEEDGKTTIYKTKEFDEKNIDIEKAEKRVMDCIDCHNRPTHIFYFPDEAMDRALQFEKIDRSIPYIKKVGTNTLLSVDEDTKNARNIIRDKINATYKEKYPSIYKNKKEAIEEAINEIINIYENNVFPEMNVGWGTYPNNIGHTRFPGCYRCHDNRHVSENGKVISSNCDTCHNILALEEEKPEILQTLNK